GGACCTGGGGACCGGGTGCGGGGTGCAGGTCCTCCACCTGGACGGCAGGGCCGAGGAGATCACGGCCACCGACGTCAACCCGCGCGCCCTGGAACTGGCCCGTCTCAGCTGGGCGCTGTCCGGGATCACCGGTGTCGACGCGAGGCTGGGCTCCCTGTTCGATCCCGTCGAGGACGACCGCTTCGACCTGGTCGTCTCCAACCCGCCGTTCGTGATCTCTCCGGCCGGCCGGTTCACCTACCGCGAGTCGGGCTTCCACGCCGACGACTTCTGCCGCGACCTCGTACGGCGGGCGCCCCGCCACCTCGCCCCCGGCGGCACCTGTCACCTGCTGGCCAACTGGCTGCACGTCGACGGCGAGGACTGGCGCGACCGGGTGGGCGGCTGGCTCACCGGGACCGGCTGCGACGGCTGGGCGGTGCAGCGCGACGTCCAGGATCCCGCCGAGTACGTCGAGCTGTGGCTGAGGGACGCCGCCGAGCAGGGCACCCCGCGCCACCGCGAGCTCTACGACGACTGGCTCGGCTGGTTCGAGGCGGAGAACGTCACCGGGATCGGCTTCGGCTGGATCACGCTGAACGACTCCGGGAGCCTCGACCCGGTCGTGCGGGTGGAGGAGTACGGGCGGCCGGTGGAACTGCCGGTCGGCGGATACGTGGACGAGGTGCTCGGCGCGATCACCACGGCGCACCGGCTGACCGACGCCGAGCTGCTCGGCTCCAGGCTCGCGGTGGCCGAGGGGGTGCTGGAGGAGCGGGTCGGCCCGCCGGGTGCCGAGGACCCGGCGCGGATCGTGCTGAGGCAGACCGGGGGGCTGCGCCGCAGCGCGGTGGTCGGGACCGTGGAAGCCGCCCTCGCGGGGGTCTGCGACGGCGATTATCCACTGGATCCGCTGCTCGCCGCGATCGCGGAACTGACCGGTGAGGACCACGACGACCTGCGGGCGAAGGCTCCCGGCGCGCTCCGTCCACTGATCGCCGAAGGGTTTTTCCACATATCCACAGGGTGACTGTCCACAGGCTGTGGATATCGTCGCTATCGCTTGTCAATCGGATGGCAAACGCCGTGGGAGAGGCTCTGGTCGTGGGGCACGGACCCGGGGGGTGAAGGGTCCGTGCCACGTCCGGCCGACCGTCACAGTGAGGCGGCCGACCCGCGCGCGACGCACCGGATGACCGGGCCCCCTACGCGTCGCCCGGGTCAGACGGCCGGCCGGACCTCCACACCCATTCCGAATCGCGGGGCCTGACTTCGAGGGGAACACCGGTGATCAACCACGTCTGGATGACGCGTCTCGACGACGACCTGTACGACGGCCTGGGATCAGCTGTCGACCTGGTCACGCTCCAGCAGAAGACGCAGATCCTCGGCCTCGGGTGCCCCGAGCCTGCCGAACAGGTCGTGGGCCCGGACGAGGCAGTCGCGGCCGCGCTCGACCCTGCCGAGACCGTTGAGCGCCTTGCCTAACACCCACAGGGCCTGCGCCTCGCCGTACGGGTGGCTGATCTCCCGGCTCACGGTAAGCGCCTGCTCCGCGTGACGGGCCGCGTCTGTGAAGCGGCCCGCGTTGATGAACGTCTCGGCCAGCCGGGAGCAGACCCGCTGCTCCCAGACCCGCTGCTTGCTGGCCCTGAAGAAGGCGAGGCACTCGGCGTGGTGATGGACGGCCTCGTTCAGCCGGCCGACCCGCGACAGGACCATCCCCAGGTGGTAGCGGGCCCTGGCGGTGCCCGCGCTGAAGCCCATCTCGATGAACACCGCCAGCCCCTGCTCGGCGGCGGCGATCGCCTCCTTCGGCTGGTTCAGGAAAAGGTGGTCGCGGGCGGAGTAGCTGAGCGTCAGGGCCTCCCCGCCCCGCGCCCCGACCTCCCGGAACACCTCGCGCGCCGATTCGAACCAGGCCAAAGCCTCCACGTGGCGGCGCCGGCGCCCGGCCACGACGGCGAGCGCGTTGAACACCTCGCCGATGACGATGCGGTCGCCTCCGGCGGACAGCTCCAGCGAGGTACGGAACTCCTCCTCCGCCTCGGCCAGCCGGTTGGCGCCGAACAGCACCCGCCCGAGCACGTAGCGGCAGCGCAGCTCGCTGGAGACGGCGCAGAGCCGCCGCGCGACGGCCAGCATCTCCCGCGTCCGGCTCTCGAACTCACGGGCGTGGCTCCCCGACTCCAGCAGCGGCTCCATGGCGAGCAGCAGGTCGGCCCCCGGCAGCAGCTCGTCGGCCTCGTCCGCGCAGGTCACCTGGGCGATCGACGCGAACAGCGACTCCGCCTCCACCGAGAGCCAGGCCACCGCCTCGTCTGCGGAGGCGAAGGTGTGACCGGTCCCGGTGACTCCCAGCTGGTCGGCGATCGTGCTGCCCTCGTAGGCGAGGCGGTGCGCCGAGCGCGCGGACGCCAGGTAGAAGTCGAGCAGCCGGCGCAGCGCCGCCTCGCCCTCCCCGCCGATGGTCACGCTCACACCGGACCCGCGCCGCTCTCCCCGCCTCGTCTCACCCGCGGCGCAGCTCTCCTCCGTCGCGTTCTCGGTCCGTTCCGCGACGCGGCGGGCGAAGAGTTTGAGCAGGTCGTGGAAGCGGTAGCGGCCGGGGGCGGGGGCTTCGAGCAGGCTGGCGTCCACCAGGGACTCGAGGACGTCCTCGGTGTCCATCGGGTCCAGCGCGAGCAACCCGGAGGCGGCCCCGACCGAGATGTCCGGGCCCCCGGGCAGGGAGAGCAGCCGGAACGTGCGGGCCTGGGCCGGGTTGAGCTGGCCGTACCCGAGGGCGAAGGTCGCCTCCACCGCGAGGTTGCCCACGCGCATCTCGTCCAGGCGGCGGCGCTCGTCGGCCAGCCGGGGCACCAGGGAGGCGACCGTCCAGGACGGCCTGGCGGCCAGGCGCGCCGCCACGATCCGCACCGCGAGCGGCAGGAAACCGCAGGCGGCGACCACGTCCATGGCGGCGGCGCGCTCGGCC
This region of Streptosporangium sp. NBC_01495 genomic DNA includes:
- a CDS encoding DUF7059 domain-containing protein — its product is MNDLLGRLRGLLLDTGYTIDGVRERLGDVAATALSREETVPALRATAEGDPLATLIRLWWLGAPVEARGVPAGLPVEELAAAGLVTVEGGRVVSAVHLQPWETGGAGGYVVSDRKVRPGDPALRPDHVVGAGGASANLAQLASRRPVGRALDLGTGCGVQVLHLDGRAEEITATDVNPRALELARLSWALSGITGVDARLGSLFDPVEDDRFDLVVSNPPFVISPAGRFTYRESGFHADDFCRDLVRRAPRHLAPGGTCHLLANWLHVDGEDWRDRVGGWLTGTGCDGWAVQRDVQDPAEYVELWLRDAAEQGTPRHRELYDDWLGWFEAENVTGIGFGWITLNDSGSLDPVVRVEEYGRPVELPVGGYVDEVLGAITTAHRLTDAELLGSRLAVAEGVLEERVGPPGAEDPARIVLRQTGGLRRSAVVGTVEAALAGVCDGDYPLDPLLAAIAELTGEDHDDLRAKAPGALRPLIAEGFFHISTG
- a CDS encoding AfsR/SARP family transcriptional regulator codes for the protein MAVQDSGDGLRFAVLGPVQAWRGGSELDLGTPLQRSILAMLLLRESRAITPAEMIDAIWGDDAPPRALGALRTYVSRLRAVLEPGRSPRTRPELLTSVGRGYALRLNGGSLDLLLFERGVQEAEAARREGDPARAAESLRVSLALYTGEPLAGAVGPYAEHQRGRLAERRMSVLEVLMDLDLELGRHADVLSELIALTADHPLRERLRAQLMLAYYRCGRKAEALAAFADTRATLIEELGIEPGSDLTSMHQRILTGDPALAPAPAGPARPVPAEVTEVAEAAAREGPEAKRPEPDPEPARAAKARTTAITPELPRPAQLPAAVNDFTGRRQIIARLRTLLSSHDGSEGVPVAAISGIGGVGKTALAVHVAHAMHDLFPDGQLYADLRGYGEEPTAPESVLAAFLRGLGLPADAIPDGMAERSALFRSLLADRRMLVLLDNARDAAQVSQLLPGSAGCAAIVTSRGKLADLASARLVDLDVMEPDEALALFGIVAGVERVEAERAAAMDVVAACGFLPLAVRIVAARLAARPSWTVASLVPRLADERRRLDEMRVGNLAVEATFALGYGQLNPAQARTFRLLSLPGGPDISVGAASGLLALDPMDTEDVLESLVDASLLEAPAPGRYRFHDLLKLFARRVAERTENATEESCAAGETRRGERRGSGVSVTIGGEGEAALRRLLDFYLASARSAHRLAYEGSTIADQLGVTGTGHTFASADEAVAWLSVEAESLFASIAQVTCADEADELLPGADLLLAMEPLLESGSHAREFESRTREMLAVARRLCAVSSELRCRYVLGRVLFGANRLAEAEEEFRTSLELSAGGDRIVIGEVFNALAVVAGRRRRHVEALAWFESAREVFREVGARGGEALTLSYSARDHLFLNQPKEAIAAAEQGLAVFIEMGFSAGTARARYHLGMVLSRVGRLNEAVHHHAECLAFFRASKQRVWEQRVCSRLAETFINAGRFTDAARHAEQALTVSREISHPYGEAQALWVLGKALNGLGRVERGRDCLVRAHDLFGRLGAPEAEDLRLLLERDQVDS